The Gemmatimonadota bacterium genome window below encodes:
- a CDS encoding GWxTD domain-containing protein, giving the protein MKYILLSLCLAQGLLAPISGEDMPVMARGAIPFWIDRAGFDTPDSLNYGELYLQCPCRHLTFRALNDQQRAAYRVEATFFSRRDSMPFKWEKQIVTDAGTDPRDQMITEALSFRIAPGTYGVRVRLKDLQANAEGTCELAFTMPEFDNATPTISDIQFAHRIDAANTQTTRNLVKNGFKIVPNARRSIATTLNIYFELYGLATGEGRAATFDLAYALLDTAGQRIKNFPSARYRKPGTTAIKTEALDFKGVPPGHYVLEITARDNGTGKMTTRQRAFSIQKPALATDPASLKRYYKQIRYIATKTERETYPSLSATEKVAFILSFWRKRDPTPLTPKNEFATEHFKRIRYADERFSARPGQKGSDTDQGRIHIKYGLPTDIERSPFSATGKAFEIWTYEHLNYYEFVFLDRLGDGVYEMIHATMPGERYNPNWRDEQAIGDQTDPTSLPSEAFSPP; this is encoded by the coding sequence AAATATATCCTTTTGTCGCTGTGTCTCGCACAGGGTCTCCTCGCGCCAATTTCGGGAGAAGATATGCCAGTGATGGCGCGGGGAGCCATTCCGTTCTGGATCGACAGGGCGGGTTTTGATACGCCAGACAGCCTGAACTACGGCGAACTGTATCTCCAGTGCCCGTGTAGGCACCTCACCTTCAGAGCATTGAACGACCAACAGCGGGCTGCTTATCGCGTAGAAGCCACCTTTTTTTCCAGGCGCGATAGCATGCCCTTCAAATGGGAAAAACAGATCGTCACAGACGCGGGAACAGACCCGCGCGATCAGATGATTACAGAGGCACTGAGCTTCAGAATTGCTCCCGGCACCTACGGGGTTCGCGTTCGCTTGAAAGATTTGCAGGCCAATGCCGAAGGCACCTGTGAACTCGCCTTTACAATGCCCGAATTTGACAACGCCACCCCGACCATAAGTGACATCCAGTTTGCCCATCGGATTGACGCTGCAAACACACAGACCACCAGAAATCTGGTCAAGAACGGGTTCAAAATCGTTCCCAACGCACGCAGGTCAATCGCGACGACCTTAAACATCTACTTTGAACTCTATGGCCTTGCCACAGGCGAGGGACGCGCTGCAACTTTCGACCTCGCCTATGCCCTCCTGGATACCGCGGGACAGCGGATCAAAAACTTTCCCTCGGCGCGCTACCGCAAACCCGGCACAACCGCAATTAAAACCGAAGCTCTCGATTTCAAAGGTGTACCGCCAGGGCATTATGTACTGGAAATCACTGCCCGCGATAATGGCACGGGCAAAATGACCACGCGCCAGCGGGCTTTTTCTATACAAAAACCCGCACTGGCAACAGACCCCGCCTCCTTAAAACGCTATTACAAACAAATCCGCTATATCGCCACAAAAACTGAACGCGAAACCTATCCCTCCTTGAGCGCCACCGAAAAAGTGGCATTTATTCTGTCCTTCTGGAGAAAACGGGATCCAACGCCTCTGACACCCAAAAACGAATTTGCCACAGAACATTTCAAGCGCATTCGCTATGCAGACGAACGCTTCTCTGCACGTCCCGGGCAAAAGGGATCGGATACCGATCAAGGGCGCATTCACATCAAATACGGCTTGCCCACAGACATTGAACGCAGTCCGTTTAGTGCCACCGGCAAAGCTTTTGAAATTTGGACCTACGAACACCTCAACTACTACGAGTTCGTATTTCTGGATCGCCTTGGAGATGGCGTTTATGAAATGATCCACGCCACCATGCCAGGAGAACGCTACAACCCCAACTGGCGAGACGAACAAGCCATCGGTGATCAAACCGACCCCACATCGCTGCCATCTGAGGCATTTTCTCCGCCATAA